A window of Sphingobacterium sp. SRCM116780 contains these coding sequences:
- a CDS encoding DUF6268 family outer membrane beta-barrel protein — MLKKIVLICGIVVLKFDTYAQNQDSIPQKVMAVVADKFPATRVMNLEYQSTGSYKFSSKYLGNDLPKGEVTALHQVSGSININLVKKSKWTLGANVGYRFISIASQNSDLFPEQIKHEADYFHYHHESLNFTYYSKLFGKMIIYSGRVMVDGSEKGIERAKGIVTGTLVLKATKKVQMSIGLVALLDPAAIVPVLPTFIYKEQYANGWMLDMVLPRSAYVRKTIFPNSRLSLGADITSTFFYLHNFAGSDHVYSFNQMEINSGLIYEHNLGGSFIVSFKTGMKTIPRARIFEKNEKQEDYIFEASPNPSLYFNAGLSFNPFAKKRR; from the coding sequence ATGTTAAAAAAAATTGTGCTAATATGTGGTATTGTTGTATTGAAATTTGATACCTACGCTCAAAATCAGGATAGCATCCCACAAAAAGTAATGGCGGTAGTTGCGGACAAATTTCCTGCAACACGTGTCATGAACTTAGAATATCAGTCTACGGGTAGTTACAAGTTTTCGTCGAAATACCTTGGAAATGATTTACCGAAAGGAGAAGTGACAGCCTTACATCAAGTGAGTGGCAGCATCAATATCAATTTGGTGAAAAAGAGTAAGTGGACTTTGGGTGCAAACGTAGGTTATCGCTTTATTTCTATAGCATCTCAAAACTCAGATCTTTTTCCAGAACAAATAAAACATGAAGCTGATTATTTTCACTATCATCATGAATCGCTGAATTTCACCTATTATTCCAAGCTGTTTGGAAAGATGATCATCTACTCTGGTCGTGTGATGGTGGATGGAAGTGAAAAGGGGATCGAACGTGCAAAAGGTATCGTGACAGGAACGCTTGTATTGAAAGCTACAAAAAAAGTGCAGATGTCCATCGGACTGGTAGCTCTGTTGGATCCTGCTGCAATAGTACCTGTTCTGCCAACGTTTATCTATAAAGAACAATACGCTAATGGATGGATGCTCGACATGGTATTGCCAAGAAGTGCCTATGTTCGTAAGACAATCTTTCCTAATAGTCGACTTTCATTAGGAGCAGATATTACGAGTACGTTTTTTTATCTCCATAACTTCGCTGGATCAGATCACGTATATTCCTTTAATCAGATGGAGATCAACTCAGGACTTATCTATGAGCATAATTTAGGAGGGTCTTTTATTGTGTCTTTTAAGACAGGGATGAAAACAATTCCAAGAGCACGCATATTTGAGAAAAATGAAAAACAAGAAGATTATATTTTTGAGGCTTCTCCAAATCCCTCTTTATATTTTAATGCAGGTTTGTCTTTTAATCCTTTTGCCAAAAAAAGGAGATAA
- a CDS encoding NAD(P)/FAD-dependent oxidoreductase has protein sequence MRKAKIYDAIVIGGSYAGLSAAMTLGRSLRNVLIIDSGMPCNWQTPHSHNFLTQDGKTPFEIATLAKQQVAQYKTVEFCDDFVIVGEIVQESFALQTKAGANFTAKKLIFATGIRDIMPDIKGFSACWGISVIHCPYCHGYEFRHQKTGLIANGDRAMHLASLVHNLTDSLCILTTGKADFQEEQFLKLKKNGIEVITTKIAEIVHEAGHVQEVIFEDGARQNFDAVYAVIPFVQHSDIPAALGCELTEQGHIKVDGFQKTTIPGIYACGDSVIMMRSVASAVSSGNLTGAMVNMELTKERF, from the coding sequence ATGAGAAAAGCTAAAATTTATGATGCAATTGTTATTGGAGGAAGCTATGCTGGACTTTCAGCAGCAATGACATTAGGACGTTCCTTAAGAAATGTGTTGATCATCGATAGTGGAATGCCCTGTAATTGGCAAACTCCTCATTCCCATAATTTCTTGACACAGGATGGAAAAACACCATTCGAGATTGCAACCTTAGCTAAACAACAGGTCGCTCAATATAAAACAGTGGAGTTTTGTGATGACTTTGTTATAGTTGGAGAAATTGTACAGGAGAGTTTTGCACTCCAAACGAAAGCAGGAGCAAATTTTACTGCTAAAAAATTGATTTTTGCAACAGGGATTCGGGACATTATGCCTGATATAAAGGGGTTTTCTGCCTGTTGGGGGATATCCGTTATTCATTGTCCTTATTGTCATGGATATGAATTCCGACATCAAAAAACAGGACTAATCGCCAATGGGGATAGGGCTATGCACCTAGCTTCTTTAGTTCATAATCTGACGGATAGCCTGTGCATTTTGACAACTGGAAAAGCTGATTTTCAGGAAGAACAATTTTTGAAATTGAAAAAAAATGGTATTGAAGTAATAACGACTAAAATAGCAGAAATCGTGCATGAAGCGGGTCATGTCCAAGAAGTGATCTTCGAGGATGGCGCTAGACAAAATTTCGATGCGGTCTATGCGGTGATTCCATTTGTGCAGCATTCGGATATTCCTGCTGCTTTGGGGTGCGAACTAACTGAACAAGGACATATTAAGGTGGATGGTTTTCAAAAAACAACCATTCCAGGTATCTATGCTTGTGGGGATAGTGTCATTATGATGCGCTCTGTCGCGAGTGCCGTGAGTAGTGGAAATCTAACAGGTGCAATGGTCAATATGGAGTTGACAAAAGAACGATTCTAA
- a CDS encoding aldo/keto reductase, whose protein sequence is MEYRKLGNTNLSLSAITHGAFAIGGNMWGGNAKKDSIDSIHSSLDYGVTSIDTAPFYGFGLSEEMIGEAIKGKDRSKIQLLTKFGLVWDGSNQGKGEFFFDAEENGKTIPVYKYAAKASIIREVEASLKRLGTDYIDLLQLHWPDNSTPINETMETLELLIQQGKIRAAGVSNYSVVQLQEAERTLSLASNQVSYSMLNRAIEKDLVPYALENDLGIIVYSPMERGLLTGKYFKEAQLKADDHRNGYFAQFELEKVKTLLADLEKIAVEKNVSMSQLVLRWTTLQPAIRVVLAGARNTEQAIENAEALRIQLSSEELNTIQLALSKF, encoded by the coding sequence ATGGAATATCGGAAATTAGGAAATACAAATCTATCGTTATCAGCTATTACACATGGTGCATTTGCCATCGGTGGAAATATGTGGGGAGGAAATGCAAAAAAGGATTCGATCGATTCCATCCATTCTTCTTTGGATTATGGTGTCACTTCTATTGATACAGCTCCTTTCTATGGATTTGGATTAAGTGAAGAAATGATTGGTGAAGCCATTAAAGGTAAAGATCGTTCTAAGATCCAACTCTTGACTAAATTTGGTTTGGTTTGGGATGGTAGCAACCAGGGTAAAGGAGAGTTTTTCTTTGATGCCGAAGAAAATGGTAAAACCATTCCTGTATACAAATATGCAGCTAAAGCGAGCATCATCCGTGAAGTCGAAGCCAGTTTAAAACGTTTAGGAACAGATTACATCGATCTTTTGCAATTGCATTGGCCAGATAATTCTACCCCAATAAACGAAACAATGGAAACCTTAGAACTTTTAATTCAACAAGGAAAAATCCGTGCTGCAGGGGTAAGTAATTATAGTGTAGTGCAGTTACAAGAAGCTGAGAGAACACTGTCATTGGCGAGCAATCAAGTTTCATACAGCATGTTGAACAGAGCTATTGAAAAAGATTTAGTGCCATATGCGTTAGAAAATGATCTTGGAATTATTGTTTATAGTCCCATGGAAAGAGGACTGTTAACGGGTAAATATTTTAAAGAAGCACAATTGAAAGCAGATGATCACCGTAATGGCTACTTCGCGCAATTCGAGTTGGAAAAAGTAAAAACCTTATTAGCAGATCTAGAAAAAATTGCCGTAGAAAAGAACGTCAGTATGTCGCAATTGGTTTTACGTTGGACGACTTTACAACCAGCTATTCGTGTTGTATTAGCTGGAGCGCGTAATACAGAACAAGCGATTGAAAATGCGGAGGCCTTACGTATTCAACTTTCTTCAGAAGAATTGAATACCATCCAATTGGCATTGTCCAAATTTTAA
- a CDS encoding sensor histidine kinase → MWIVFVGMFYINMYVLLPRFFFKGKYEIYILLLILLVTSCLFVVVQMVNYIYTVQTPTIETQRYHIMNFVNGIFVCISIILTTTTLKLFNRWIQDNKRISELKNLALKTELASLKNQIQPHFLFNMLNNVKALIRKDSEMATEVIMKLSDFLRYQLYENNGDKTLLISEINFISNFLKLEEIRRDHLITTLQYDPEIAKKNIFLPPHLFTAFVENAIKHSLSATEEPTFIHISFTTTERQLSFECKNSTNPSLQFPKSQYGGLGLTNAKRRLELLYQNEYHLDIAASDTDYIVKLTIPI, encoded by the coding sequence ATGTGGATTGTTTTCGTTGGTATGTTTTATATCAATATGTATGTCTTACTTCCTCGTTTCTTTTTCAAAGGAAAGTATGAAATCTATATTTTACTTTTGATCCTGTTGGTAACTTCCTGTTTATTTGTCGTGGTGCAAATGGTCAATTATATCTATACGGTCCAAACCCCAACTATTGAAACACAACGTTATCATATCATGAACTTTGTTAACGGTATATTTGTTTGTATCTCCATCATATTGACCACCACTACATTAAAACTTTTTAATCGTTGGATACAGGATAACAAAAGGATTTCTGAATTAAAAAATCTAGCATTGAAGACCGAACTGGCATCTTTAAAGAACCAGATTCAACCGCATTTCCTATTCAATATGTTGAACAATGTCAAAGCGTTGATTCGGAAAGACTCCGAAATGGCCACGGAAGTTATTATGAAACTATCCGATTTTTTGCGGTATCAATTGTACGAAAATAACGGTGACAAAACGCTATTAATATCCGAAATAAACTTTATTTCCAATTTTTTAAAGCTTGAAGAGATTCGTAGAGATCACCTGATCACAACCCTGCAATATGATCCTGAAATAGCTAAAAAAAATATATTTCTTCCTCCCCATCTATTTACAGCTTTTGTCGAAAATGCAATCAAACACAGTTTAAGTGCAACCGAAGAGCCGACCTTTATCCATATCAGCTTTACGACGACAGAACGTCAACTGTCTTTTGAATGCAAAAACTCCACGAACCCAAGTCTTCAGTTTCCCAAAAGTCAATATGGAGGATTGGGGTTGACTAATGCCAAACGAAGATTAGAATTACTATACCAAAACGAGTATCATTTGGATATTGCAGCGAGTGATACCGATTACATCGTGAAATTAACCATTCCCATATGA
- a CDS encoding putative quinol monooxygenase, whose amino-acid sequence MKIYLTVVVRAKDAYREQVKKTLLNMVAETRKEVVVELYNLHQSTEDKNVFTFYEIWKDQASLDMHNEQPYIKDFQSIIEEQLAEAPLIVKTVLI is encoded by the coding sequence ATGAAAATATATCTTACTGTCGTTGTACGTGCAAAGGATGCCTATCGTGAACAGGTCAAGAAAACTTTGTTGAATATGGTCGCAGAAACTCGAAAAGAAGTTGTTGTTGAATTATACAACCTGCATCAAAGTACAGAGGATAAAAATGTGTTTACGTTCTACGAAATCTGGAAAGATCAGGCGAGTCTAGATATGCACAATGAACAACCTTATATAAAAGATTTTCAATCGATTATCGAAGAGCAATTGGCAGAAGCGCCGCTTATCGTAAAAACAGTATTAATTTAA
- a CDS encoding LytR/AlgR family response regulator transcription factor, giving the protein MKCMIVDDEPLAREEMRNLLKEISSLEIVGEFSNAISALDFIKTNPVDLLFLDIMMPAVNGLDFAQSLPDDKLVILTTAYTQYALRGYEVDAIDYLLKPIKKDRLIKAIDKAITYKKLLSLKDNKNTFETSNEDALFIKSERKYYKIAFKDIKFIEALKDYVVIYTPTNKLITAMNLKTIHQKLLSDVFIRVSKSYLINISFIDSFDNHTIYIDEFEIPIGEVYRDSFFQKYTAGHL; this is encoded by the coding sequence ATGAAGTGTATGATCGTTGATGACGAACCTCTAGCGAGAGAGGAAATGCGTAATCTGCTTAAAGAAATCTCTTCACTCGAAATCGTCGGAGAGTTTTCCAATGCTATTTCAGCATTAGATTTTATAAAAACCAACCCAGTAGATCTTCTTTTCCTGGATATCATGATGCCAGCTGTTAATGGTTTGGATTTTGCACAATCGCTACCTGATGACAAGTTGGTGATTCTAACAACTGCTTATACACAATATGCACTGAGGGGTTATGAAGTGGACGCGATTGATTATCTGCTCAAACCCATCAAAAAAGATCGATTGATAAAAGCAATCGATAAAGCGATTACATACAAAAAATTGCTGTCCCTAAAAGACAATAAAAATACATTTGAAACCAGCAATGAAGATGCATTGTTTATAAAATCTGAAAGGAAATATTATAAAATCGCATTCAAGGATATTAAATTTATTGAAGCGTTAAAAGACTACGTAGTGATCTATACACCTACCAATAAGTTGATTACGGCCATGAACCTAAAAACTATACATCAAAAACTGCTTTCCGATGTATTTATTCGAGTGAGCAAATCCTATTTGATCAACATTTCATTTATTGATTCCTTTGACAACCATACGATTTATATAGATGAGTTTGAAATCCCCATTGGTGAAGTATACCGAGATTCCTTCTTTCAAAAATATACAGCAGGACACTTATAG
- a CDS encoding LysR family transcriptional regulator, with amino-acid sequence MVNLEWYRTFKEIYKTGTLTGAAEALFISQPGVSLHLSSLESYVGYKLFDRTGRKMVPTERGKVLYNAILEPVQKLENVEKNFQKSTEKNTPTISIGMCFETFQTTLEQYVSTLPFNLIINFGNYPEMLDQLDKGILDLIITPKKGSSTNIDHEAFSSEQIVLVGGEKVDMGAFNKVLESGEKETVENWLKQEKWYGTTGDMEHLFQFWGLNFGHKPDFRPNYIVPNLNSIVRCLKGGNGLAVIPDFLCKKEIDAKEIQLIWEGENPLKNTLYFGTRKNTSFKEEINHIKKLFRQVMS; translated from the coding sequence ATGGTCAATCTGGAATGGTACCGCACGTTTAAGGAAATTTATAAAACAGGAACATTAACGGGAGCTGCTGAAGCGTTGTTTATTTCTCAACCAGGCGTAAGTCTTCATTTGAGTTCGCTGGAGTCCTATGTTGGGTATAAATTATTTGATCGGACAGGTCGTAAAATGGTTCCAACAGAAAGGGGAAAGGTTTTGTACAATGCGATCTTAGAGCCTGTGCAAAAATTAGAAAACGTAGAAAAGAACTTCCAGAAATCAACAGAGAAAAATACACCGACCATCAGTATCGGGATGTGCTTTGAAACCTTTCAAACGACTTTAGAACAGTATGTCTCGACCTTACCTTTTAACTTGATTATCAATTTTGGAAACTATCCGGAGATGTTGGATCAATTGGATAAGGGAATTTTGGATCTGATCATTACACCTAAAAAGGGTTCTTCAACCAATATCGATCACGAAGCTTTTTCATCGGAACAAATCGTATTGGTAGGCGGTGAAAAAGTGGATATGGGCGCATTTAACAAAGTGCTTGAAAGTGGAGAAAAGGAAACCGTAGAGAACTGGTTAAAGCAAGAGAAGTGGTATGGTACAACGGGAGATATGGAGCATTTGTTTCAGTTCTGGGGCTTGAATTTCGGACATAAACCTGATTTTCGTCCAAACTATATTGTTCCCAATCTCAATTCCATTGTTCGCTGTTTAAAAGGTGGAAATGGTTTAGCAGTTATTCCTGATTTTTTATGTAAAAAAGAAATTGATGCGAAAGAAATCCAACTGATATGGGAAGGGGAGAACCCCCTTAAAAACACACTGTACTTTGGAACCCGCAAAAACACCAGTTTCAAAGAAGAGATCAATCATATCAAGAAATTGTTTAGACAGGTGATGAGTTGA
- a CDS encoding NAD(P)H-dependent oxidoreductase, translating to MKKIFIINAGQNFGHSGGLYNQTITEETLKFFKNNPDFEVQMTHIEEGYDEQEEVSKFVWADYVIYHTPIWWFQLPHGFKKYIDEVFTAGHKTGIYRSDGRRSDNPEINYGTGGMLAGTKYLLTTSWNAPQTAFTLPGEFFQETSVDDGPLFGFHRMNAFAAIEKMDSFHFHDVEKNANIERDMEIYRNHLQQVFEKEMALEIQ from the coding sequence ATGAAAAAGATATTTATTATTAATGCAGGTCAAAACTTCGGACATTCCGGAGGTCTTTACAATCAAACAATAACAGAAGAAACATTAAAATTTTTCAAAAACAACCCTGATTTTGAGGTGCAGATGACGCATATCGAAGAAGGATATGACGAGCAGGAAGAAGTCAGTAAATTCGTTTGGGCAGATTATGTCATTTACCATACCCCGATATGGTGGTTTCAATTGCCACATGGTTTTAAAAAATATATTGACGAGGTGTTTACAGCTGGGCACAAAACAGGTATTTATCGTAGCGATGGTCGTCGATCTGACAATCCAGAAATCAACTATGGAACTGGCGGGATGTTAGCAGGAACCAAATATTTATTGACTACAAGTTGGAATGCTCCACAAACAGCCTTTACACTTCCAGGAGAGTTCTTCCAAGAAACCAGTGTGGATGACGGTCCTTTATTTGGTTTCCATCGTATGAATGCTTTTGCTGCTATAGAAAAAATGGATAGTTTTCATTTTCATGACGTAGAAAAAAATGCAAATATCGAACGTGACATGGAGATTTACAGGAATCATCTTCAACAGGTATTTGAAAAAGAAATGGCACTTGAAATTCAGTAA
- a CDS encoding SusC/RagA family TonB-linked outer membrane protein, whose protein sequence is MKVNINTFKVATKLLLFSTNLYAVTALASSSTHHVKEAQSVLSGTVTDQDGAPLVGATISIKGSSNSTSSDQNGRFKLANVPTNATVVVSMIGYVSKEIRYTGESTLTVKMESSTQDLEEAVVVGYGSINKKDMTSAVSTIKQKDMIAGATSPLLAIQGKVSGLSVISTNGTDPNAGVSLQLRGVNSVNASQGPLVVIDGVPGGDINSVVKEDIESINILKDASAAAIYGTRASGGVILITTKRPQIGKAQVNFTSEYFVETIRKRPEVLSAEKFVEYGLGEDLGHRTDWYDEVTNNNPFSHRQVVNINGGSENANVYATFTKRDATGMAITSKRNEIGGRINTSFKFFDGFAELNSNVSYNEAKAYGANGDIFNNNDIFNMAMVLNPTETPYNAADVSGYNVLVGGYEYWNPVAEARLRSDEKQYKYLLANSTLKLNLTEHLTTSATIGIKNNTEHGNYYRSAQHRISRQDGVDGYAQQYYNKSNDRIFEWTVNYNNRWDNHTINAVAGYSYQDFNGQGFSASNSDFPVDGIRENDMGTGSYLVEGRAGIGSWKNPWVKLAAFFGRVNYSYLDRYIVTATARYEGSSKFAPENRWGFFPGISAAWRVSQESFLKDVSFVNDLKLRGGYGETGNEGFDAKVASRMYSADTWFLQDGNWFRTYGVMHNQNPDIKWEVKKEYNLGLDFSILSNRLSGRFDVYKRKIDDLIYDISVSQPPAIHDKTTMNVGSMQNTGYEFELNFKAVDKENFTYTTGIVASHNNSRLNSLWGSQTFSDRKGFPAPGSPGSAVRLYPGEDIGRFFIWKFAGFTDDGYWKLYDQDGNAFDVRDRSKTVGDKAFVGNAIPKLQLSWNNQFTYKNWDASIYMRSWIGHDVFNMINMYYSLPNVKGQNVLEEAFEKHKDIKGEKELSDYWLEKGTFLKVDAFNIGYAFKQNWIKPLKSLRVYATARDLFVFTKYTGLDPEVNINGLEPGFEERNVYPKTRTFMMGLQVNF, encoded by the coding sequence ATGAAAGTTAACATCAACACTTTTAAAGTGGCTACTAAATTATTGCTGTTCAGCACAAACCTTTATGCAGTTACCGCTCTTGCTTCGTCATCGACACATCATGTCAAAGAAGCACAGTCCGTACTTTCGGGTACAGTAACTGATCAGGATGGCGCTCCACTAGTCGGTGCTACGATATCGATCAAAGGAAGCAGTAATAGTACTTCGTCTGATCAAAATGGGCGTTTTAAACTGGCCAATGTTCCAACAAACGCCACAGTGGTCGTCAGTATGATCGGGTATGTCTCCAAAGAAATCCGGTACACTGGCGAATCTACATTAACCGTAAAAATGGAATCCAGCACGCAAGATCTGGAGGAAGCCGTTGTAGTCGGTTATGGTTCTATTAACAAAAAAGATATGACAAGTGCCGTATCTACCATTAAGCAAAAGGATATGATCGCTGGAGCCACATCTCCCCTGCTTGCCATTCAAGGTAAGGTCTCAGGGTTGAGTGTCATCTCTACCAATGGTACAGATCCTAATGCGGGTGTTTCGCTTCAACTGCGTGGCGTCAATTCGGTCAATGCCTCACAGGGTCCTTTGGTCGTTATTGATGGCGTACCTGGTGGTGATATCAATTCGGTTGTGAAAGAAGATATCGAATCCATAAACATACTAAAAGATGCATCCGCAGCGGCCATTTATGGCACAAGAGCTTCTGGTGGTGTTATTTTAATTACGACCAAGCGACCTCAAATAGGTAAAGCCCAGGTCAATTTTACATCCGAATATTTTGTCGAGACCATACGCAAGCGACCTGAAGTACTTTCTGCCGAAAAATTTGTGGAATATGGTCTCGGTGAAGATTTAGGCCATCGCACCGATTGGTATGATGAAGTCACCAATAACAATCCTTTCAGTCATAGACAGGTGGTGAACATCAATGGTGGTTCTGAAAACGCCAATGTCTATGCCACCTTTACAAAAAGAGATGCCACAGGTATGGCTATTACTTCCAAAAGAAATGAAATTGGAGGTCGTATCAATACCTCTTTCAAGTTCTTTGACGGATTTGCCGAATTAAACAGCAATGTGAGCTATAATGAGGCGAAAGCATACGGTGCAAATGGCGACATTTTCAATAATAACGACATCTTCAATATGGCTATGGTGTTGAATCCTACCGAGACGCCGTATAATGCCGCAGATGTGAGTGGATACAATGTATTAGTAGGTGGATACGAATATTGGAATCCCGTTGCTGAAGCAAGACTCCGATCAGATGAAAAGCAGTACAAATATTTGTTAGCCAATAGTACATTAAAACTCAATCTAACGGAACATTTAACAACCAGCGCTACTATAGGCATAAAAAATAATACCGAGCATGGAAATTACTATCGGTCGGCACAACATCGGATATCGAGACAGGATGGTGTAGACGGATATGCACAACAATATTATAACAAGTCCAATGATCGCATATTTGAATGGACAGTAAATTATAACAATCGATGGGATAACCATACAATTAATGCTGTTGCTGGGTATAGCTACCAAGATTTCAATGGTCAGGGATTTTCAGCGAGCAACTCAGACTTCCCCGTAGATGGTATTCGGGAGAACGATATGGGAACTGGAAGTTATCTGGTGGAAGGTAGAGCGGGTATAGGTTCGTGGAAAAATCCTTGGGTTAAACTAGCTGCTTTCTTTGGACGTGTCAATTACTCCTATTTAGATCGCTATATTGTGACCGCAACCGCACGTTATGAAGGTTCAAGTAAGTTTGCTCCCGAAAATAGATGGGGTTTTTTCCCAGGGATCTCTGCCGCTTGGCGCGTATCCCAAGAATCCTTCTTAAAAGATGTCAGCTTTGTTAACGATCTGAAGTTAAGAGGGGGGTATGGAGAAACTGGAAACGAAGGTTTCGATGCCAAAGTTGCATCCCGTATGTACAGCGCAGACACTTGGTTTTTGCAAGATGGCAATTGGTTCAGAACTTATGGGGTAATGCATAACCAAAATCCAGACATCAAATGGGAAGTAAAAAAGGAATACAATCTAGGTCTAGATTTTTCTATTCTCTCAAATCGATTGAGTGGACGATTTGATGTTTATAAACGAAAAATCGATGATCTTATTTATGACATCAGCGTATCACAACCTCCAGCAATTCATGATAAAACAACGATGAACGTCGGCAGTATGCAGAATACAGGCTACGAGTTTGAATTAAATTTCAAGGCAGTTGATAAGGAGAATTTCACTTATACAACAGGAATTGTCGCTTCGCATAACAACAGTAGACTCAATTCACTTTGGGGCAGTCAAACATTCTCCGATCGAAAAGGATTTCCAGCACCAGGTTCACCAGGTTCAGCAGTACGGCTTTACCCAGGAGAAGATATTGGACGTTTTTTCATATGGAAATTTGCAGGATTTACAGACGATGGGTATTGGAAGCTTTATGATCAGGATGGAAATGCTTTTGATGTCAGAGATCGTAGCAAAACCGTTGGAGACAAAGCTTTTGTTGGAAATGCGATCCCAAAACTTCAGTTATCTTGGAATAATCAATTTACTTATAAAAACTGGGACGCAAGTATTTATATGCGAAGCTGGATTGGACATGATGTTTTCAACATGATCAACATGTATTACAGTTTACCGAATGTAAAAGGACAGAACGTACTGGAGGAAGCCTTTGAGAAACACAAAGACATCAAAGGAGAAAAAGAGTTGAGTGATTATTGGTTAGAAAAAGGAACATTCCTCAAAGTTGATGCTTTCAATATTGGTTATGCTTTTAAGCAAAATTGGATCAAACCGCTTAAATCGTTACGTGTATATGCGACAGCAAGAGACTTGTTTGTGTTCACCAAGTATACTGGTTTGGATCCTGAAGTCAATATCAATGGGCTTGAACCCGGATTTGAAGAAAGAAATGTCTATCCTAAGACCAGAACATTTATGATGGGACTTCAAGTAAACTTTTAA